In Reinekea thalattae, a genomic segment contains:
- a CDS encoding YfaZ family outer membrane protein, which yields MLLKKVIVSGVILASSIVANAGGAIDFSLADDSIRIEHDAVLVGTGAHFTTGYLYNEANSSWGLTAGFNAVDASMANQDLIGGVGFKAILISSEVDDFALATGVGGFIRYQPYVLNGLGIEGDAYVAPSILSFGELNYVHELLARVTYQVLPQARIFVGYYDVRGNYNARNNVEIDSTFHVGFRMAY from the coding sequence ATGCTGTTGAAAAAGGTCATTGTATCTGGAGTTATTCTTGCCTCTTCTATTGTGGCCAATGCGGGCGGCGCTATTGATTTTTCTTTAGCGGATGATTCTATCCGTATCGAGCACGATGCTGTTTTGGTTGGTACCGGGGCTCACTTTACTACCGGCTATCTGTACAACGAAGCGAATTCCAGCTGGGGATTAACCGCTGGCTTTAATGCGGTCGATGCTTCGATGGCTAATCAGGACCTCATTGGCGGTGTTGGTTTTAAGGCAATTCTAATCTCTTCAGAAGTGGATGACTTTGCTTTAGCGACTGGCGTTGGCGGTTTTATTCGCTATCAGCCTTATGTCTTAAATGGCTTAGGTATTGAGGGCGATGCCTATGTTGCACCGAGCATTCTAAGTTTTGGTGAGCTTAACTATGTGCATGAATTATTGGCACGAGTAACCTATCAGGTGCTGCCTCAGGCTCGGATCTTTGTTGGTTATTACGATGTTCGTGGTAACTACAATGCGCGCAATAATGTCGAGATTGATTCGACTTTCCATGTCGGCTTTAGAATGGCGTACTAA